Proteins encoded within one genomic window of Tabrizicola piscis:
- a CDS encoding Hint domain-containing protein, with the protein MVTTQRGECPVEHLVVGDKVVTRDNGIQPVRWVGKTQMFLYDFQADPHLLPVFIRQGAFGKGLPERDMMVSPNHRVLVANERTTLRFREREVLVAAKHLTTQGVHTVQSSGTTYIHFMCDRHEIVLADGIWTESFQPSDNSLKGIGNAQRLEIFEIFPELKTAEGKAAYGPARRTLTATESAESAA; encoded by the coding sequence ATGGTAACCACCCAGCGCGGCGAGTGCCCGGTGGAACATCTGGTGGTTGGCGACAAGGTGGTGACCCGCGACAACGGCATCCAGCCGGTGCGCTGGGTCGGCAAGACGCAGATGTTCCTGTATGATTTTCAGGCTGATCCGCATCTGCTGCCGGTCTTCATCCGGCAGGGCGCCTTTGGCAAAGGCCTGCCCGAGCGGGACATGATGGTATCGCCCAACCACCGCGTGCTGGTGGCGAATGAACGCACCACCCTGCGTTTCAGAGAACGTGAAGTGCTGGTCGCGGCCAAGCACCTGACCACGCAAGGCGTGCATACCGTTCAGTCCAGCGGGACGACCTACATCCACTTCATGTGCGACCGGCACGAGATCGTGCTTGCCGACGGTATCTGGACCGAAAGCTTCCAGCCATCGGACAACAGCCTCAAGGGCATCGGCAACGCCCAACGGCTGGAGATCTTCGAGATCTTCCCGGAACTGAAAACCGCTGAGGGCAAGGCCGCCTACGGCCCGGCACGCCGGACACTGACAGCAACAGAAAGCGCCGAAAGCGCTGCTTGA
- a CDS encoding deoxyguanosinetriphosphate triphosphohydrolase yields the protein MLEPYACQPDASRGRLWPERLSSFRSPYQRDRDRIIHSSAFRRLKHKTQVFVEHEGDYYRTRLTHTIEVAQVARTIAGVLGLNTDLAEAVALAHDLGHTPFGHTGEDAMERLMAPYGGFDHNAQALRIVTRLERHYADFDGLNLTWETLEGIAKHNGPVTGPNADAKHAGPLPYALAEVNAQWDLGLDTHASAEAQVAAIADDVAYSHHDLHDGLRSGLFTEDDLMELPVTGPAFDEVDSLYPGLEKMRRRHEALRRVFGRMVEDVIAVAQNRLAAAQPKSVEDIRHLGTTVIRFSKPLYQDLKAVRSFLFTRMYRAPSVMAVRAEVTQKLDDLFPLFLNDPTLLPPEWQVDVAAATDETELARVIADYIAGMTDRFAIQEHQRLCETATSSALRDA from the coding sequence ATGCTGGAACCCTACGCCTGCCAACCCGATGCCTCGCGCGGGCGGCTTTGGCCCGAACGGCTGTCCTCGTTCCGGTCGCCCTATCAGCGCGACCGCGACCGGATCATCCATTCCAGCGCGTTTCGCCGTCTGAAACACAAGACGCAAGTCTTTGTGGAACATGAGGGCGACTATTACCGCACCCGCCTGACCCACACGATCGAGGTGGCCCAGGTCGCCCGCACGATCGCCGGGGTGCTTGGCCTGAACACCGACCTTGCCGAAGCGGTGGCCTTGGCCCATGACCTTGGCCACACGCCCTTTGGCCATACCGGCGAAGACGCGATGGAACGGCTGATGGCCCCCTATGGCGGCTTTGACCACAACGCCCAGGCGTTGCGGATCGTCACCCGCCTGGAACGCCACTATGCCGATTTCGACGGGTTGAACCTCACATGGGAAACCCTTGAAGGCATTGCCAAACACAACGGCCCCGTGACCGGCCCCAACGCCGATGCCAAACACGCAGGCCCGCTGCCCTATGCCCTGGCCGAAGTGAACGCCCAATGGGACCTTGGGCTTGACACGCATGCCAGCGCCGAGGCGCAAGTGGCCGCCATCGCCGATGACGTGGCCTATTCGCACCATGACCTGCACGACGGGCTGCGGTCGGGTCTGTTCACCGAGGATGACCTGATGGAGCTTCCCGTCACCGGCCCCGCCTTTGACGAGGTAGACAGCCTCTATCCGGGCCTTGAAAAGATGCGCCGCCGGCACGAAGCCCTGCGCCGGGTCTTTGGCCGGATGGTCGAAGACGTGATCGCCGTCGCCCAGAACCGCCTTGCTGCGGCCCAGCCGAAATCGGTCGAGGATATCCGCCACCTCGGCACGACGGTGATCCGCTTTTCCAAACCGCTCTACCAGGACCTGAAGGCGGTGCGCAGCTTCCTGTTTACCCGGATGTATCGCGCCCCCTCGGTGATGGCCGTCCGGGCCGAGGTGACGCAAAAGCTGGATGATCTCTTCCCGCTCTTTCTCAATGACCCGACGCTGCTGCCGCCGGAGTGGCAGGTCGATGTCGCAGCCGCGACGGATGAAACCGAATTGGCCCGCGTGATCGCGGATTACATTGCCGGCATGACCGACCGCTTCGCGATTCAAGAACATCAGCGGTTGTGCGAAACGGCCACCAGCAGCGCCCTGCGCGACGCGTAG
- a CDS encoding disulfide bond formation protein B, with product MTFNHRSLTQIATLGSGALLAGAFAFQYIGGLAPCQLCLWQRWPHAAAILIGAVVLLTGWRPLAWLGALAALATAGIGLFHVGVEQLWWEGLASCTAGSITGISAADLLNPAVDVAAPVRCDAIAWAMFGISMAGWNALLSLGLAGVWVAAALRKD from the coding sequence ATGACGTTCAACCACCGCAGCCTGACCCAGATCGCCACGCTTGGATCTGGCGCCCTTCTGGCCGGGGCCTTTGCCTTCCAGTACATCGGCGGGCTGGCGCCCTGCCAGCTGTGCCTGTGGCAGCGCTGGCCCCATGCGGCGGCAATCCTGATCGGGGCTGTGGTCCTGCTGACCGGCTGGCGCCCGCTGGCCTGGCTGGGTGCGCTCGCCGCGCTGGCCACGGCGGGCATCGGGCTGTTTCATGTCGGCGTCGAACAGCTTTGGTGGGAGGGGCTGGCCTCCTGCACGGCGGGGTCGATCACCGGGATATCGGCGGCAGATCTGCTGAACCCCGCCGTCGATGTGGCAGCACCCGTGCGCTGCGATGCGATTGCATGGGCAATGTTCGGCATCTCCATGGCCGGATGGAACGCCCTCCTGTCGCTGGGTCTGGCAGGCGTCTGGGTGGCTGCGGCGCTGCGGAAAGACTGA
- the ypfJ gene encoding KPN_02809 family neutral zinc metallopeptidase codes for MDWRGRRGSSNVEDRRRQGGGAARAGGVGGVGLIAVLLIGWFLGIDVSPLLQDQSAPGPSSAPTELTAEDRAEGEFVSVVLADTEEIWARVFQAQLGRSYRPATLVLFKEGTRSACGGASEATGPFYCPADRKVYLDTSFFTTLSRRLGAGGDFAAAYVVAHEIGHHVQNELGILGEANRIRQQVSQAESNEISVRVELQADCLSGIWAREAAETLGVVEQGDLEEAVNAARQIGDDTLQRNAGQRPMPHTFTHGTSEQRSRWFMIGLKSGQMADCDTFATDQL; via the coding sequence ATGGACTGGAGAGGCCGCCGCGGCAGTTCGAACGTCGAAGACCGCCGTCGTCAGGGCGGCGGCGCTGCCCGTGCCGGCGGGGTTGGCGGGGTGGGGCTGATCGCGGTCCTGCTGATCGGCTGGTTCCTTGGCATTGACGTCAGTCCCCTGTTGCAGGACCAGTCCGCCCCCGGACCAAGCTCGGCCCCGACCGAGCTGACCGCCGAGGACCGCGCCGAGGGCGAGTTCGTGTCGGTCGTCCTTGCCGATACCGAGGAAATCTGGGCCCGGGTCTTTCAGGCCCAGCTTGGCCGCAGCTACCGCCCGGCAACCTTGGTCCTGTTCAAGGAGGGCACCCGGTCCGCCTGCGGTGGCGCGTCCGAGGCGACGGGGCCGTTCTACTGCCCGGCCGACCGCAAGGTCTATCTCGACACCAGTTTCTTCACCACCCTGTCGCGCCGCCTTGGCGCCGGGGGTGACTTTGCCGCCGCCTATGTCGTGGCGCATGAGATTGGACACCATGTCCAGAACGAGCTTGGCATCTTGGGCGAAGCGAACCGCATCCGCCAGCAGGTCAGCCAGGCTGAAAGCAACGAGATTTCGGTGCGGGTGGAACTGCAGGCCGACTGCCTGTCTGGCATCTGGGCGCGCGAAGCGGCCGAAACGCTTGGCGTGGTGGAACAGGGCGACCTTGAAGAGGCGGTGAACGCCGCCCGCCAGATTGGCGATGACACGCTGCAGCGCAACGCAGGCCAGCGCCCGATGCCGCATACCTTCACCCACGGCACCTCGGAACAGCGGTCGCGCTGGTTCATGATCGGGCTGAAATCCGGTCAGATGGCCGATTGTGACACCTTCGCGACCGACCAGTTGTGA